In Magnetospirillum sp. 15-1, a genomic segment contains:
- a CDS encoding exodeoxyribonuclease III has translation MRLVTWNINSIRLRIDLLRQVASVMNPDIVCLQEIKVDDPLFPLDECREMGFEHVAFHGMKGYNGVAILSRLPMAEIRPLSRCGRDDRRHLMARLENGVEVHCLYIPAGGDEPDPEINDKFAHKLDFVREITAWAAAEIKPDSKAILAGDFNIAPLETDVWSHKQLLKVVSHTPVEVELLNAFQASVPFVDAVRHFVPPEEKLFTWWSYRSPDWQRNDRGRRLDHVWVTPALAPALRGTLVAREARSWTQPSDHVPVMVDFDL, from the coding sequence GTGCGTCTCGTCACCTGGAACATCAACTCGATCCGCCTACGTATCGACCTGCTGCGGCAGGTGGCGTCGGTGATGAACCCCGACATCGTCTGTCTGCAGGAGATCAAGGTCGACGACCCGCTGTTCCCCCTGGACGAATGCCGGGAGATGGGGTTCGAGCACGTGGCCTTTCACGGCATGAAGGGCTACAACGGCGTCGCCATCCTGTCGCGACTGCCCATGGCCGAAATCCGGCCGCTGTCGCGCTGCGGCCGCGACGACCGCCGCCACCTGATGGCGCGCCTCGAGAACGGGGTGGAGGTGCATTGCCTTTACATCCCGGCGGGCGGCGACGAGCCCGACCCCGAGATCAACGACAAGTTCGCCCATAAACTGGATTTCGTGCGCGAGATCACCGCCTGGGCCGCCGCCGAGATCAAGCCTGATTCCAAGGCCATCCTGGCCGGTGACTTCAATATCGCGCCCCTGGAAACCGATGTGTGGTCCCACAAGCAGCTTCTCAAGGTGGTCAGTCACACCCCGGTCGAGGTGGAACTGCTCAATGCCTTCCAGGCCTCGGTGCCTTTCGTCGACGCGGTGCGCCATTTCGTGCCGCCCGAGGAAAAGCTGTTCACCTGGTGGAGCTACCGTTCCCCCGACTGGCAGCGGAATGACCGTGGCCGCCGTCTCGATCACGTCTGGGTGACGCCCGCCCTGGCTCCCGCCTTGCGCGGCACCCTGGTGGCGCGCGAGGCCCGCTCGTGGACCCAGCCCTCGGACCACGTGCCGGTGATGGTGGATTTCGACCTGTAG
- a CDS encoding winged helix-turn-helix domain-containing protein produces the protein MKPWTVPPCACGCAEDGIVLPMLLLGPAGTPRCCGIEAVVSKPLRLPLLVTRIRDILARRSNVSVGRWRFDEGRSVLDGDGGALVRLTAKETAILGRLHRAAGQVVARETLLGEVWGYGAGIDTHTLETHIYKLRRKLGGGVLVSENGGYRLSSDPT, from the coding sequence ATGAAGCCCTGGACGGTCCCGCCCTGTGCCTGCGGCTGCGCTGAGGACGGCATCGTCCTGCCCATGCTGCTGCTGGGGCCGGCCGGCACGCCCCGCTGCTGCGGCATCGAAGCCGTGGTGTCCAAGCCGCTCCGCCTGCCCCTCCTGGTCACCCGCATCCGCGACATTCTCGCCCGCCGGTCCAACGTCAGCGTCGGCCGCTGGCGCTTCGACGAGGGCCGCTCGGTCCTGGACGGCGACGGCGGGGCGCTGGTGCGCCTTACCGCCAAGGAAACCGCCATCCTGGGGCGCCTCCACCGCGCCGCCGGGCAGGTAGTGGCCCGCGAGACCCTGCTGGGCGAGGTCTGGGGCTACGGCGCCGGCATCGATACCCACACCCTGGAGACCCATATCTACAAGCTGCGCCGCAAGCTGGGCGGGGGTGTGCTGGTCAGCGAAAACGGCGGGTACCGGCTGTCATCAGACCCCACCTGA
- a CDS encoding outer membrane lipoprotein carrier protein LolA, which produces MKSLKIWVVAALLGVFSAGVQAAQPARTPLSAQDRADIARAEEYLNGVTTLKARFLQVSPNGSSVEGDAYLSRPGKLRLQYDPPSPLLVVADGSFLIVHDSQLGEPSYIPLGSTPAGILVRPGVKLDGGDVTVTRVTRLPGVVRISVVEADDPAAGEITLVFSDKPFALRQWQVKDAQHQVTTVSLYQAQSGLTLDGKLFEFKNPKFTAPALNTGN; this is translated from the coding sequence ATGAAGAGTTTGAAGATTTGGGTCGTCGCGGCCCTGCTCGGCGTGTTCTCGGCAGGCGTCCAGGCCGCCCAGCCGGCGCGCACGCCCTTGTCGGCCCAGGACAGGGCCGACATCGCCCGCGCCGAGGAGTACCTCAACGGCGTCACCACCCTGAAGGCCCGCTTTCTCCAGGTCTCGCCCAACGGCTCGTCCGTCGAGGGCGACGCCTATCTGTCGCGGCCGGGTAAGCTGCGGCTGCAATACGATCCGCCCAGCCCGCTGCTGGTGGTGGCCGACGGCAGCTTCCTGATCGTCCATGACAGCCAGTTGGGCGAGCCCAGCTATATTCCCCTGGGCTCCACCCCGGCCGGCATCCTGGTGCGGCCCGGCGTCAAGCTGGACGGCGGCGACGTGACGGTGACGCGGGTGACCCGCCTGCCCGGCGTGGTGCGCATCTCGGTGGTGGAAGCCGACGATCCGGCGGCCGGCGAGATCACCCTGGTGTTCTCCGACAAACCCTTCGCCCTGCGGCAGTGGCAGGTCAAGGACGCTCAGCATCAGGTGACCACCGTGTCGCTGTACCAGGCCCAGAGCGGCCTGACCCTCGACGGCAAGCTGTTCGAGTTCAAGAATCCCAAGTTCACCGCACCCGCCCTCAACACCGGCAACTAA
- a CDS encoding aminotransferase class I/II-fold pyridoxal phosphate-dependent enzyme, whose product MTIAPHLDARLDGLPDYPFARLAKLLGAPARPDSIVMSIGEPQHKAPSLVAEVLAANAGLWGKYPPANGPDDLRRAVADWAGRRYGLPAGLVDPDKAILPVAGTREALYLIAQTVCGDRGGQRPLVLLPNPFYQVYAGAAVMAGAEPVFVPGATGPASQPDFSTLPAEILDRTALAYVCSPANPQGSVADAGLLERQVQTARRHGFVLAVDECYSEIWDKAPPPGALAACAASGEGLANILVFNSLSKRSSVPGLRSGVVIGDERVIHAFARLRSYGGAATPLPIAAVAAALWRDEAHVTESNNLYRAKLDAAERILGGRLGFTRPAGGFFLWLDVGDGEVAAVKLWREGNIRVLPGTYLAAEDSEEGNPGSRFIRVALVHDLATTEAALTRLGEILGG is encoded by the coding sequence ATGACCATCGCTCCCCATCTCGACGCTCGTCTCGACGGCCTGCCCGATTATCCCTTCGCCCGGCTGGCCAAGCTGCTGGGGGCGCCGGCCCGGCCCGATTCCATCGTCATGTCCATCGGCGAGCCCCAGCACAAGGCGCCGTCCCTGGTGGCCGAGGTCCTGGCGGCCAATGCCGGGCTGTGGGGCAAGTATCCGCCCGCCAACGGTCCCGATGATCTGCGCCGCGCCGTGGCCGACTGGGCCGGCCGGCGTTATGGCCTGCCCGCCGGACTGGTCGATCCCGACAAGGCGATCCTGCCGGTGGCCGGTACCCGCGAGGCGCTGTACCTGATCGCCCAGACGGTCTGCGGCGATCGCGGCGGCCAGCGGCCGCTGGTGCTGCTGCCCAATCCGTTCTATCAGGTCTATGCTGGCGCGGCGGTGATGGCCGGGGCCGAGCCGGTCTTCGTGCCCGGCGCCACCGGTCCGGCCAGCCAGCCCGATTTTTCCACCCTGCCGGCCGAGATTCTCGATCGGACGGCCCTGGCCTATGTCTGCTCTCCCGCCAATCCGCAAGGATCGGTGGCCGATGCCGGCCTGTTGGAACGTCAGGTCCAGACGGCCCGCCGCCACGGCTTCGTCCTGGCCGTGGACGAATGCTATTCCGAGATCTGGGACAAGGCGCCGCCTCCCGGCGCGTTGGCGGCCTGCGCCGCCTCGGGCGAGGGATTGGCCAACATCCTGGTGTTCAATTCGCTATCGAAACGGTCCAGTGTGCCGGGTCTGCGCTCCGGCGTGGTGATCGGCGACGAGCGGGTGATCCATGCCTTTGCCCGTCTGCGCTCCTATGGCGGCGCCGCCACGCCGCTGCCCATCGCCGCCGTCGCCGCCGCCCTGTGGCGCGACGAGGCGCATGTGACCGAGAGCAACAATCTCTATCGCGCCAAGCTGGACGCGGCCGAACGGATTCTTGGCGGCCGCCTGGGCTTCACCCGGCCGGCCGGCGGCTTTTTCCTGTGGCTGGACGTGGGCGACGGCGAGGTGGCGGCGGTCAAGCTGTGGCGCGAGGGCAATATCCGGGTGCTGCCCGGAACCTATCTCGCCGCCGAGGATTCCGAGGAGGGCAATCCCGGAAGCCGCTTCATCCGCGTCGCCCTGGTCCACGATCTGGCCACCACCGAGGCGGCGCTGACCCGCCTGGGCGAGATCCTGGGAGGATAG